The DNA window TAAAGCCGCACAGCTAAAAGACGATGGCGTTACGATTAAAGCAACTCAGCGCCTAGATTTAGGTCGTTATTAGTCGTTTAGTAAATTTATAAGTAAACAACAACAGCTCGTTTTCCCTAAAAGAAAACGAGCTGTTTGTTTTTGAAATCAATTAGGCGTGATATTTAGGGCTTAGTTCGACGACAGCGTTGATAAACGCGCCTGCGTGTTCAGGCTTCACCTCAGGGTGAATGCCGTGTCCAAGGTTAAATACATGACCTGAGCCTTGACCATATTTTTCTAAGATGGTCGCCACTTCTTGACGGATACGTTCAGGCGAAGCATAAAGCATGCTGGGGTCCATATTGCCTTGCAGGGCAACGCGATCACCGACGCGACGACGTGCATCATCAATATCCGTGGTCCAGTCGAGTCCTAATGCATCAGCCCCGGTATCCGCCATCGCCTCAAGCCATTGGCCTCCACCCTTGGTGAACAGAATCACCGGAATTTTTTCGCCATTATGCTGACGTTTTAAACCGGCTACAATTTTAGCCATATAGTTAAGAGAGAATTCCTTGTAATCACGCGGGGTGAGGACACCGCCCCAGGTGTCAAACACTTGAACTGCTTGTGCACCGGCTTCAATTTGGGCGTTAAGATAGGCAATCACCGAGTCAGCCAATACGTCTAAAATGTGGTGCAGGGTGGCCGGCTCGTCATACATCATGGCTTTAATTTTAGAAAAGGTTTTGCTTGAGCCACCTTCAACCATATAGGTTGCCAGTGTCCAAGGGCTACCAGAAAAACCAATTAGGGGTACACGACCATTGAGCGCTTTGCGAATCGTGCTGACCGCATTCATCACATAGCCAAGTTCTGAGGCCATATCAGGCACATAAAGTTTTTTCGCATCAGCAAGGCTGCGCACTGGTTTATCAAAAATAGGGCCTTCACCGGTTTCAAAGCGTAAGCCCAGACCCATGGCATCCGGGATGGTTAAGATGTCTGAAAACAGAATCGCG is part of the Thiomicrospira microaerophila genome and encodes:
- the hemE gene encoding uroporphyrinogen decarboxylase, yielding MSALQNDRFLRALTRQPVDRTPVWMMRQAGRYLPEYRATRAQAGSFMDLCRNAELACEVTLQPLERFPLDAAILFSDILTIPDAMGLGLRFETGEGPIFDKPVRSLADAKKLYVPDMASELGYVMNAVSTIRKALNGRVPLIGFSGSPWTLATYMVEGGSSKTFSKIKAMMYDEPATLHHILDVLADSVIAYLNAQIEAGAQAVQVFDTWGGVLTPRDYKEFSLNYMAKIVAGLKRQHNGEKIPVILFTKGGGQWLEAMADTGADALGLDWTTDIDDARRRVGDRVALQGNMDPSMLYASPERIRQEVATILEKYGQGSGHVFNLGHGIHPEVKPEHAGAFINAVVELSPKYHA